In a single window of the Pedococcus dokdonensis genome:
- a CDS encoding response regulator yields the protein MERGGLVYVCDDTAQIRRLIRVNLELEGYEVREAGDGEELVAALHDLETLPGVITVDAQMTPRDGWWTIAHIRADPRLAHIPVIMVTASVQQHDRAQAQGSGLDAFLAKPFDPDHLLDLVSGFMAEGRAHTPAP from the coding sequence ATGGAACGCGGGGGACTCGTCTACGTCTGCGACGACACGGCGCAGATCCGCCGGCTCATCCGCGTCAACCTCGAGCTGGAGGGCTACGAGGTCCGGGAGGCGGGTGACGGCGAGGAGCTGGTGGCGGCGCTGCACGATCTCGAGACCCTGCCAGGGGTGATCACGGTCGATGCGCAGATGACCCCCCGCGACGGGTGGTGGACCATCGCCCACATCCGGGCCGACCCACGACTGGCCCACATCCCGGTGATCATGGTGACCGCGTCGGTCCAGCAGCACGACCGGGCGCAGGCCCAGGGCTCGGGACTCGACGCCTTCCTCGCCAAGCCGTTCGACCCCGACCACCTGCTCGACCTCGTCTCGGGCTTCATGGCCGAGGGAAGGGCGCACACGCCCGCGCCCTAG
- the argS gene encoding arginine--tRNA ligase, with amino-acid sequence MTPEELSAAIRTALTEAVAAGDFTVDVPAEVRVERPRNRDHGDWSTNVALQLAKAAGMPPRDVATKLAERLGRVAGVKAVDIAGPGFLNITLDAASAGELARTIVEAGEAYGRNDSEAGHVINVEFISANPTGPLHLGHTRWAALGDAMSRLLTASGATVTTEYYINDAGAQMDKFGASVLASAKGEPTPEGGYPGAYVDDLAATALAARPDLLDLPDDEALAEARRLGYVAQLQDIKDTLADFGVHFDVWFSEAELHDSGAVEQAVARLREQGHVYDSEGAVWLRTTDFTDDRDRVMVRANGEPTYFAADAAYYLSKKDRGFDEKIYLLGADHHGYINRLKAIAACAGDDPEHNIEVQIGQLVNLGGAKLSKRAGNIIELRDLIRWIGTDAIRYSLSRYPADSPLSLDGEELRKKTNDNPVFYVQYAHARTSNVARLSAEDGVVRGEGFDPSLLTDPTEAALLAILGDFPRVVAQAAHLREPHRVARYLEDLAGHFHKWYDTCRVRPMSADEEITDLHRTRLWLNDATRQVLANGLDLLGVSAPERM; translated from the coding sequence GTGACTCCCGAAGAGCTCTCCGCAGCCATCCGCACCGCCCTCACCGAAGCCGTCGCCGCCGGCGACTTCACCGTGGACGTGCCCGCGGAGGTCCGCGTGGAGCGACCCAGGAACCGGGACCACGGCGACTGGTCCACCAACGTCGCGCTCCAGCTGGCCAAGGCTGCCGGTATGCCGCCGCGCGACGTCGCGACCAAGCTCGCCGAGCGCCTGGGCCGGGTCGCCGGCGTCAAGGCCGTCGACATCGCCGGGCCGGGCTTCCTCAACATCACCCTTGATGCCGCGTCGGCGGGCGAGCTGGCCCGCACCATCGTCGAGGCCGGTGAGGCTTACGGCCGCAACGACTCCGAGGCCGGTCACGTCATCAACGTCGAGTTCATCTCGGCCAACCCGACCGGACCGCTGCACCTCGGGCACACCCGGTGGGCCGCGCTCGGCGACGCCATGAGCCGGCTGCTCACGGCGTCGGGGGCGACGGTCACGACGGAGTACTACATCAACGACGCGGGCGCGCAGATGGACAAGTTCGGCGCGTCGGTCCTGGCCAGCGCGAAGGGCGAGCCCACGCCCGAGGGTGGCTACCCGGGTGCCTACGTCGACGACCTGGCCGCCACCGCGCTCGCCGCGCGGCCGGACCTGCTCGACCTGCCGGACGACGAGGCGCTGGCCGAGGCCCGCCGGCTCGGGTACGTCGCGCAGCTGCAGGACATCAAGGACACCCTCGCCGACTTCGGCGTGCACTTCGACGTGTGGTTCTCCGAGGCCGAGCTGCACGACTCGGGCGCGGTCGAGCAGGCCGTCGCGAGGCTGCGCGAGCAGGGGCACGTCTACGACTCCGAGGGTGCGGTGTGGCTGCGCACCACGGACTTCACCGACGACCGCGACCGGGTGATGGTCCGCGCGAACGGCGAGCCGACCTACTTCGCCGCCGACGCGGCCTACTACCTGTCCAAGAAGGACCGCGGCTTCGACGAGAAGATCTACCTGCTGGGTGCCGACCACCACGGCTACATCAACCGGCTCAAGGCGATCGCGGCCTGCGCCGGTGACGACCCCGAGCACAACATCGAGGTCCAGATCGGCCAGCTGGTCAACCTCGGCGGCGCCAAGCTGTCCAAGCGGGCCGGCAACATCATCGAGCTGCGCGACCTGATCCGCTGGATCGGCACCGATGCGATCCGTTACTCCCTGTCGCGCTACCCGGCCGACAGCCCGCTGTCGCTCGACGGCGAGGAGCTGCGCAAGAAGACCAACGACAACCCGGTTTTCTACGTGCAGTACGCCCACGCCCGCACCTCCAACGTGGCCCGGCTGTCGGCAGAGGACGGCGTGGTGCGCGGCGAGGGCTTCGACCCCTCGTTGCTCACCGACCCGACCGAGGCGGCGCTGCTCGCGATCCTCGGTGACTTCCCCCGCGTGGTGGCCCAGGCGGCGCACCTGCGCGAGCCGCACCGGGTGGCGCGCTACCTCGAGGACCTCGCCGGCCACTTCCACAAGTGGTACGACACCTGCCGGGTCCGG